A stretch of DNA from Globicephala melas chromosome 19, mGloMel1.2, whole genome shotgun sequence:
GTCAGAGACCCCATTCCCAGCTCTGCTTCCCACCCACGCTGATCTCATCTCTGTATGAAAGGAAGCAGCTCTCGGGCAAACATGAATTAAAAACGTGCTCATCTCTCCAACGCACGGTTGGCACGGCGACTTGCAGGGCCTTTCTGCACCTCAGTCTCACCAGAGCCGCAGCAGTGGGCTGGCCCccgagggggtgggggcagttgGAGAGGCTGCGGATGCCTGGTTGTGAGGGGGAGGTGGACACCAGAAGCCCCCTTCAGCCAGGGGTGCGGCCTGAGGGAAGAACCAGCGAGGGTGCCAGGTTCCACGGACGCCTTTATGCTCCCCACGTGGAGGGGGAACCAGGGCCCCCGGCAAAGAGGCCCACTTCCCACCACCCTCCCGTTCCTTCCCGAGACCCGTCTGCCTGTACTGGCGGGTGGCGTGTCTGTGCAGCCTGGTCACCCCTCCCGGACCAGCTGTGTCCCggccctggggagggaggctggcagcAGGGGCAGGTGGTCCTGGCGGGGGTGGCCCCAGAGGAGCGGGGAGCGGCGCGGGCGGTCGGCGTCCTGCAGCGACGGGGGCAGTGCGCGGCCACGGCTCTCGGGCAGCAGCAGGACGCGCAGCAGGGCGAGGACGGCCAAGGACGGGAAGGCCACGTGTTGCAGAAAGAAGGCACGCTGCTGCGCGTGTCGCTGAGCGGGGCGGCCGCCTGGCCCAGGAACCCAGCTCCCAGCACCAGGCCCAGCCCGGCGCCCCGGCAAGAGGGGGCGGTGGGACACGGCCCAGCGGGGCACCCAGCGCTCCTGGGGTGGATGGCCCTTAGCAGGCCCCAGGAAGACACCTGCAGAGTCGGGGGGGGGGAGCTGCCCTGGATCGAGCGCTGTCCTTTCCATTAGGAAACTGAAAGTCCATTTTTGCCCTGGAATCCGACCCTGCCTGGGGGCTATCACTTCCGACCACCCACCGCTCCACTCATGAGCTGATGTGCAGACCCTTCTGCGGCCATTGTCCCCCTCGCCACCCAGGAAGAGACACCTGAACTCTGGTCCCGATGGCATGGACCTGGGGTGTGGGGAGCGCGGGGCGCACAGGCAGGGCCCTGCCCTCCAACCCTGCACTCTTCTCACCTGCTCACCATGGGGAAGACCTTGGCTGAAAAGAGGCTGCTGAGGGCGGACACTGCCTGGGAGGCCAGGAGCCCCAGGACAGAGACGGGCAGCAGCGTCCAGCCAGGCAGgtctggggaggaggagaggcccCACGCTGcccacactccctccctcccctcacccgTGTCTCAGGGATCCGGGCCTCCCCAGCCCTCTACCTCTGCTCCTGCACTTGGGGTCAGGGGTTGCAGGCTGCCCCCGGCCACACCAAGCCCTTATATTAAGCCCCTTCACATAGAATCTTTTTGGCCCtcacctctttgggcctcagtttccccgggTGCacagtggggaggtgggtggggagaaaACAGCAACCTCATGCGAATGCCTCATGCCCTGTGCCTGCCTCTCCGGGATCCCCACCACCACTGGGCAAACCCCCAGCCACACATGACAACCCTGCCAGCCTGCAGGGCCCCACACTCACACTGGGCCCCTGCAAGGAGCAGCAGGGGTGCCAGGCCCAGGACCAAGGTGCCCAGCAGCAGGACTGGGCGGCGCCCCCAGAGATCTGCTGTCAGGAGCTGGAAGACCACGGCCGCTGCCTCCAGGCTGGCCTCCAGGAAGTAGGGCCAACAGAAGGCGGGGTCACGCGTGGCCAGGTTGCGCAGGAAGCTGGCTCTGATACCCCGCCGATCAGCCTGGGAGGCATGGCAAAGCTGCAGGCCCAGCCAGAGCCGCGGACTCTCACCCCGTGGGGAAGGCCaagatccctccctccccttcccacccacaCCCTCCCCTCCTCACGAACTGAAGCCCAGGATGAGTCCGTTTCTCCAGGCGACGCGGGTATGCCAGAGTTCCAGGACCGAGTGGTGTCGGGGCTGGGGCTCCCTGCACACAGCACGTCCGGCTCTGCGGCCCCGGGGACATAATGGGGCATGAAGGAGGGGATGacacctctcctccctcctccagcaccCAGGCCTCCCTTCTCCCTGGCTGGTCCATTACCCGTAGCCAGGGAGCTCTCCTCCTCTGAGCTGTCTTTGGTGTCCACACCACTGGCTTCCGCAAAGCGCCGCAAGATCTTCCTGGCTCGGGCCGGCTGCCCTGTGGCCAGCAGCCAGCAGGGAGACTCGGGGAACAGGGCTGGAGACCTGCGGGTTTGGGGTGAGGATGCCAGGGGACCTCCCGGTAGAGAAGGACCCAGTGGCGAAGCACAGTGCATGGCTCTGTGTCCCTGGGTCCCTGGCCCGTGCCCATCTTCCTGCTGCTGCATGGAGGTCAGAGGGAAGCAACGCACGTGGCCTCCACAGTGGATGTGAACCCCTCTCACTCACCCCCAAAACAGCAGCAGGAGTCCCGTGGCCAGGGAGCTCAGCCCCTGCAGCAGGCGCCAGTCTTCCAGGAGCAGGGCCAGGCCAGGCAGCGGCAGCATGCCCGCCACAGAGAAGAGGCCGCCCCCGTGGAGAATGCCAGGCAGCGCGGGGCGTCACCCAGCTCCAGGCCTGGGCAGACACAGACGGCCTGGGGCCCAGGCCTCTCGGGAGGGCTGCCCTGTCCAGGGCTGTGGTGATCAGTCGCTGGCCTGCCCAGGACCTGGACATCTGAGGCACCCGGGCCTGCCCACAAAGAGCAGAGCCCACAGAGCAAACAGCTCCCCGCCCACCTTCTGGAGAAGGGCCCTCGACTGGAGTGCCAGAAAGGCGCCCTCCAGCGGGCCAGAGGCCTAGCCTGAGTGGGCGGCCCCCAGAGCCCCCCACGGTACTCATGAGCCACATAGAAGGCTAGGGAGGCTCCTGCTGAGGCCCCCCCACGAAGCAGCTGCAAAACCAGTAGGGCGGCAAAGCCAGTGGCCAGGGCCTTGCTGGCCCCCAGGCCCGTGGCCAGCACCGGAGCCCACAAACACAGCCCGGCGGCCAAACCTAGTGGGCAGCAGGGGACACACGTGGATTTGGGTCAGGAGGGCTCAGGGGAGGGCTGCCAGGGCAGAAGGGCAGGGGCAGCGCCTCACCGGTCACAGCCTGGGCCCAGGAGGACACAGCCCAGCAACCAGCCCAGGAGGTAGTCCACCTGCTCCAGGGGCACCTTGCAGCGGAACCACGAGGTTCCACTGTAGGGGATACCAGTCACCTGTCAGCTAGCCAGGACCCCTACCCCCGCTGGAGTTCCCAGAATATCACGCTGGAAGGGACCCTAGGTATCCTGTTCCGATTCCTCCCTGGAGACAAGGGGAAACAGGTAGAGAGACCAGGGACTTACTTGCTCAGGACTCAGGATCACACGGCATGGCCTCCTGACCCTGGTGGTCTTCACATGGAACTGGACAATTCCTGGTCTGAGCCCCCAGGTGGTAGAGGCCTGGGGTCCCCAGGACACCCGCATGGAGCCCCAAGTCTGGTTTCTCCTTTGCTCTGCACGGGGTTGCACCTGCCTTTCTCCGGCCATCACTCTGCTGCCAGGCTGGCCCCAGGGcctctcctgcccttcccctggCCTGTGCACCTCGAGAGCCACTCCTGGAACAGGCTGCAGGGCCACGCCACCGGCTTTTCCCGGCCAAGGGCCCTTTTCCCGGGCTACTCTGTGTCTTCTCCTCAAGCTTGACACACCCTTTTGGGTCACACTACGTcagagtgtttattttaaaatccgACTGCTTGTGAAAGCTGGTGGGCGAGGATCCATCACTACACCAAACAGGTGGCCAGAAGGAGGAAGCCCAGCCGGTTCAGGGCCCCAGGTGGGCCCGGCAGGGATGTGGCAACCCTGTCCAAGCTTCCACCCGGGGCCCTTCCtcccaggggcagggggtggggctgcGGGCAGAGGCTGCCAAGAGGAAGGCAGGGTGGGCTGGCCTAgccagaggagggggagggaggccccGTTACCCGCTCCCCGTCCTTGGCGTCCCTGCCCCTAGGCCAGCCTGCACACACCTTACAGGTGGGAGGTCTGCTCTTCAAAAACGGAAGTGACCCAATCACTCTCTTGATTCAAAGTCTTGGGAGCCCAGCCTGAACACCTGCATAGCCCAAAGCCACAGGTTGCTAGAATGTTCACGGCACCGAAGGGAACTCCAGGCCCTGCTGACCGCTGGGCACCTACCTGCTCAAACCTTCAGCTTACCGCCCCCCTCCCGGACTGCCTGCCCACCTTGGCAGCACCCAGCCTCGGACTCTGCCTTTAGGCCCGGCACCCTGCCTATGGACACCTGCTGCACCGTCAGACAGGAGGGGGCTGAGCCCCGCGCAGTCGAAAGCCCCAGTACCACAGCCCCGGTCGATCAAGGGCCGAAGACCGAGGCGGGACTGGAGGAGGGGGAACAGAGGAAGGGCGCTGAGGGCAGGGGGACGGAAGGAGGGGGAGACAGAGCAGGGAAGCAGAGGACGGGGCGGGGGACGGAGGGGCAGGTGCAGAAGACCTGGGTGACCGGGCTGCGCAGCAGGCCGGCGGCGGGCAGCGCGTAGCGCCAGCCGCGCGTGCAGGACCGCGTGCCGTTGGGGCGGACGCGGGGCGCGGGCTCGGGGTAGCTCAGCGGCAGGCAGGGGCCGGGGGCGAGCGCGGGGTCCGGACCGCAGTGGTTTGCGGGCAGCGCGGTGAGCAGCAGCTCCGAGCCCAGCGCCAACCCCAGCGCCACGCACGGCAGCCACGAGGCGGCGGCCAGCAGGCACCGGGACCGGCCGAAGCCGCCCGCCGCGCGCAGCACCCGCGCCTCCAGCTCCGTCCCAGGGCTCTGCACTCCGGCTgccggcggggcggggcctgagaGAGACGGTACCtgaggggcggggcctgagagGGCGCGGCCCCATAGGGGcggtgtctgcgctctggaggccGGCGGATCGGGGCCTGGGCGGGGCCCGGAGAGAGGCGGGGCCGGAGAGCGGCGGTATCGGCTGGGTGGAGCCCTGGAAGGCAAAGCAGGCCGCCGGGCGGGGCCTGGGCCGAGGGGCGGGACGGATGGGGTGTGGCCTGGagcgggctgggggcggggccatCGAGGGCCGGGCAGGTGAGGGGCCTGGCCGTGGACGCGGGGGCGTGGTCAGCGAGACGTACTAGCACGGAGCGTGGCGTGGGGCCGCGGCCTTCGGGGCGCTTTGGAGCGCGCGAGGTCCGAGCGGCGTCGGAGCAGGAAGGAGGTCCGGCCAGGCCTGCGTAGCGCGGGCCACCACTGCTCCCCGGCGGCCGGCCGCGGCGCTGCAGCCAGGGAGGGAGCGCCTCCGGCCGTCCAGCTCGGACCGTccagctcgaaccctaacccgtCCAGCTCCCTTCGTCCTCCGGGGACCGTCCTGCGTGGCCACCGGTCTGCAGCCCCGGCGGAGCGTGGTGGCCGGAAAGGAGAGGCCCCACTCGGTGCTGCGCGTCCTCAGAAGTTTGAGGGTTATCGTAGGGTTATTCGGCAAAACGAGCTTCCAAGTTACTTTATCCCGCGCTGGTCCTCCTGTGAGCTTGGCTCGGAATACGCTGCACTTCGGCTTAGCCGACACCGTCACCCTGGAGGGTCTCCATCCCAGGAACAAGGTAAGTCgcgtttgtttttcacttttcgtTTTCGCAGGGAGGAAAGTTAAAACAGGTCCTATAGATTAtgcttaattgtttttaattgaagaagaATTCACATAACATGAAACTAACCATTTAAGGTACCACCACCACCTTTATCAAGTTCCAGTATATTATCACCACCACGGAGGAAAACCTGGTACCCATTAAGTAATGATTAAGTGATCACTCCCTAGCCCTCCTTCTTCAGCCACCTGGCAACCGCCCGCCATACAACACGTGGCCTTTGagatctggcttctttcacttagaataatgttttcaaggttcacgcacattgtagcaggtgtcaggacttcattctcttttacggctgaataatgttccatt
This window harbors:
- the SLC22A31 gene encoding LOW QUALITY PROTEIN: putative solute carrier family 22 member 31 (The sequence of the model RefSeq protein was modified relative to this genomic sequence to represent the inferred CDS: inserted 3 bases in 2 codons), which translates into the protein MAPPPARSRPHPIRPAPRPRPRPAACFAFQGSTQPIPPLSGPAPPAAGVQSPGTELEARVLRAAGGFGRSRCLLAAASWLPCVALGLALGSELLLTALPANHCGPDPALAPGPCLPLSYPEPAPRVRPNGTRSCTRGWRYALPAAGLLRSPVTQVFCTCPSGCKVPLEQVDYLLGWLLGCVLLGPGCDRFGRRAVFVGSXVLATGLGASKALATGFAALLVLQLLRGGASAGASLAFYVAHEYRAELPGHGTPAAVLGVSSPVPRVSLLAAGHRAAGPSQEDLAALCGSQWCGHQRQLRGGELPGYGRTCCVQGAPAPTPLGPGTLAYPRRLEKRTHPGLQFADRRGIRASFLRNLATRDPAFCWPYFLEASLEAAAVVFQLLTADLWGRRPVLLLGTLVLGLAPLLLLAGAQYLPGWTLLPVSVLGLLASQAVSALSSLFSAKVFPTSCRGAGLGLVLGAGFLGQAAAPLSDTRXQRAFFLQHVAFPSLAVLALLRVLLLPESRGRALPPSLQDADRPRRSPLLWGHPRQDHLPLLPASLPRAGTQLVREG